The Ornithinimicrobium faecis region TCACGACATCATCCGGACCTGGCTGTTCGCGACCGTGGTCCGCGCCCACCTCGAGCACGACTCGGTGCCGTGGACCGATGCCTATGTCAATGGCTGGATCCTGGACCCGGACCGCAAGAAGATGTCGAAGTCCAAGGGCAACGCCACCACCCCGCTGGGCATGCTCGAGCAGAACGGGACCGACGCCGTGCGCTACTGGGCAGCCGCCGCACGCCCCGGTGTGGACACCGTCGACGACGCCTCACAGATGAAGGTCGGCCGCCGCCTGGCGATCAAGATCCTCAACGCCAGCAAGTTTGCGCTGGGCATGAGCCACCACGGCCTGCCCGACGGGGCGGAGGCCCCGCTGGCCGACGACCTGCCGACGTTGGTGGGCCGCGTCCAGAACCCGCTGGACCGCGCGATGCTCGCCGGTCTCGCCGAGGTGGTCCAGGCCGCGACCGATGCCTACGACGGCTATGACTACTCCAAGGCGCTCGATGCCACCGAGGCCTTCTTCTGGACCTTCTGCGACGACTATCTCGAGCTCGTCAAGGAGCGCGCCTATGGGTCGGATTCGGCCCTCGAGCGCGCTGAGGTCGAGTCGGCACGCGCGGCTCTGCAGGTGGCGCTCGACGTGCTGCTGCGGCTGCTGGCACCGGTCATCTCCTTCGCGACCGAGGAGGTCTGGTCCTGGTGGCACACCGACTCGGTGCACACCCAGCCCTGGCCGGTGGTCGAGGAGATCGCCGCTGGCGCTGAGGGTGGCGACCCGCGGATGCTCCAGGTCGTCGGTCAGGCCCTGGCCGGGGTGCGTCGCGCCAAGTCCGAGGCCAAGGTCAGCATGCGCACCGAGGTCTCCACGACGACGATGAACGGGCCCGAGGCCGACCTGGAGCTGGTCCGCGCCGCCGAGGCCGACCTGCGCTCGGCCGGCAAGGTCACCGGCGAGGTCGGTTATGCCGCAACAGACAGCTTCGCCGTCTCGGACACCGCGCTGGTGGAGGCCACGCCCAGCGCCTGATGCACCTGAGCTCCCCCATCACCTAGGGTCGGGGCATGCATCGGGGCAAGGGGATCGCGGCTGCGGCAGTCGCTGCGGTCATGTTGCTCCTGCTCGTGTGGGGCAGCGGATCGGGCACCCAGGTGCTGTCCTCGCCCTCGGGCGAGGCCGGCCCGCCAGCCTCGCCGGACCGCCCCCCGGCCACGACGAATGACATTGCCGCCCAGACCACGGCGGCCAACGTCCTGGAGCCAGCGGCACCGGCGCTCGACTGGCTGATGATCTTCTTTGCCGTGGTGTGTCTGGCGATCTTCGTCAAGATCATCCAGTGGCTCCTCAACCGGGACTGGGAGGAGTCGGAGGCGCCGGACGAGGACGAGCTCGTCGACGACCTGGACCTGCTGCTGGAGGCCACGTCGGCGACGGCGCGCACCTCCGCGCTGACCGAGGGCGAGCCCCGCAACATCGTCGTCCGCTGCTGGGTGGCCCTCGAGGACGCCGCCGACGCCTCCGGGCTGCCCCGCGACTCGGCCGAGACCGCCGCGGAGTTCACCCGGCGCTTCCTCGGGGTCTGGGACGTTGATGAGGCCCTGACCCAGGAGCTGGCCGAGCTCTATCGCGAGGCCCGCTTCTCCCGACATCCGGTGAGCCCCGAGGTCGGCGACCGGGCCGTCGCACTGGTCGGCAACATCCACGAGCAACTGCGTGCCAGCGACACCCGACGTGTCGAGGCCGAGGCGGCCTCCGCCACCCACAGCACCACCGGCCGGGACGGTGAGTCGTCATGATCGCCAAGGGCGGCGCTGGCACCCGTGGCAGCGCGGTGCGGTCCCGGAGCCGATGGCATCGGACCCGGAGGGCAGTCCTGGCCTTCCTGTGCACCGTGGCCGCCGGAGTGCTGCTGTGGTTCATCAACGTCCTGCGCTTTGACCTGTTCACCGCGTTGGTCATCGCGCTCACGGTCGGCGCTGTCGTCACCCTGCTGACCTGGGTGATGGCCGAGGAGAGCCCCCGACTCAAGGCGGCTTACTGGTTTGCCACCAGTCGCGAGGAGTCCGTCCGGCCCGCGGCCCTGGACTACCGAATGCTGCGGTTGCGCCGTGACCTGCGCGACAGCACCGAGCGCAGCGACCGCACCGACGAGATCCACCCCGTGATCCGAGCACTGGCAGCCGAGCGGCTCCTGGCCCACCACGACATCGACCTTGACTCAGCCCCCGAGGCAGCCGCGGAGGTCATGGGACCCCGCCTGACGGCATACGTCTCCCACCGACCCACTGGCACCGGCAGACGCAGCAAGCGCGACATTGACCGAGCACTCGACCGAATCGAGGAACTGTGAGCACCCCGTCCCCCTCCGCCCTCAGCGTGGCCGCCGTCTCCGAGCAGGCAGCGACCGTGCTGGACCAGGTCGAGACCGCCGTCGTCGGCAAGCGCCAGGCCCTCACCCTGGTGCTGTGCGGCATCCTGGCCCGCGGCCACGTCCTGCTGGAGGACTTCCCCGGCCTGGGCAAGACCCTCGCCGCCCGCTCCTTCGCGCAGAGCCTCGGGCTGGAGTTCACCCGCGCCCAGTTCACCCCCGACCTGCTGCCCGCCGACCTGACCGGTGCCTTCGTCTACGACCAGAAGGTCGGCGAGTTCGAGTTCCGCAAGGGGCCACTGTTCACCGGTCTGCTGTTGGCCGACGAGATCAACCGGACGCCACCAAAGACACAGTCGGCGCTGCTGGAGGCGATGCAGGAGCACCAGGTCACGGTCGAGGGCGAGACCTTCCCGCTGGCCCAGCCCTTCCACGTGCTCGCCACGGCCAACCCGGTGGAATACGAGGGCACCTACCCGCTCCCCGAGGCCCAGCTGGACCGCTTCCTGCTGCGGATCTCCTTCGGCTATCCCACCGAGGACGAGGAGCTCGACGTGCTGCGGCGGCGCATCAGCCGCCAGCAGGAGGACCAACACCTGGCCGCGGTCACCGACGCCGCCGGTCTGCTCGCGATGCAGCAGGCCATCGAGACGGTCCCGGTCGAGGAGGACATCAGTCGCTATTGCGTGGCCCTGGCTGCCTCGACCCGCCGCCACCGTGCCGTGCAGGTCGGCGCCTCGCCCCGTGGGTCGCTGGCCCTGATGCTCACCGCCCGGGCCCACGCCGTGGTCGCGGGCCGGGACTACATCACCCCCGAGGACGTCAAGGCCGTCGCGCACGCCGTGCTGGACCACCGGATCTCGATCAAGCCCGAGTTGTGGATGTCGGACCTGGCCGGCCACGGCGTCGTCGATGCCGTGTTGGCCGAGGTCCCCGTCCCGTCTGCGCGTCAGGTCTCTGGAGGCCAGCCGGACGCATGACCCTCAAGCGGCAGTCTGCGCAGACCCACCCGGAC contains the following coding sequences:
- a CDS encoding DUF4129 domain-containing protein; translation: MHRGKGIAAAAVAAVMLLLLVWGSGSGTQVLSSPSGEAGPPASPDRPPATTNDIAAQTTAANVLEPAAPALDWLMIFFAVVCLAIFVKIIQWLLNRDWEESEAPDEDELVDDLDLLLEATSATARTSALTEGEPRNIVVRCWVALEDAADASGLPRDSAETAAEFTRRFLGVWDVDEALTQELAELYREARFSRHPVSPEVGDRAVALVGNIHEQLRASDTRRVEAEAASATHSTTGRDGESS
- a CDS encoding AAA family ATPase, translated to MSTPSPSALSVAAVSEQAATVLDQVETAVVGKRQALTLVLCGILARGHVLLEDFPGLGKTLAARSFAQSLGLEFTRAQFTPDLLPADLTGAFVYDQKVGEFEFRKGPLFTGLLLADEINRTPPKTQSALLEAMQEHQVTVEGETFPLAQPFHVLATANPVEYEGTYPLPEAQLDRFLLRISFGYPTEDEELDVLRRRISRQQEDQHLAAVTDAAGLLAMQQAIETVPVEEDISRYCVALAASTRRHRAVQVGASPRGSLALMLTARAHAVVAGRDYITPEDVKAVAHAVLDHRISIKPELWMSDLAGHGVVDAVLAEVPVPSARQVSGGQPDA